In one Amaranthus tricolor cultivar Red isolate AtriRed21 chromosome 8, ASM2621246v1, whole genome shotgun sequence genomic region, the following are encoded:
- the LOC130820287 gene encoding protein RTE1-HOMOLOG: MSTDMDAERQLRNGKCYPQTIEIDPKSARFPLCIVWTPLPVLSWLIPFIGHIGICREDGVILDFAGPNFVCVDSFAFGAVTRYLQIDAKLCRAISLASSRSGEQQNFDGSEVEIFTWNDALRNSTMEFQHRSYNLLTCNCHSFVANNLNRLGFGGGRWNVVSLAVLILFKGRWVDTGAAVKSLLPFLIVFPLGLALGGWTFLECWGMIVILLVGWFLFGSYCFKGLIQL, from the exons ATGTCTACAGACATGGATGCTGAGAGGCAGCTAAGGAATGGCAAATGTTATCCACAAACCATTGAAATTGATCCCAAAAGTGCTCGATTTCCATTATGTATTGTATGGACGCCTCTTCCTGTTCTTTCTTGGTTGATCCCTTTTATTGGTCATATTGGCATATGCAGAGAGGATGGTGTAATTTTGGACTTTGCTGGCCCCAACTTTGTGTGTGTTGACAGCTTTGCCTTTGGTGCAGTGACACGATACTTACAAATAGATGCAAAG CTATGCCGAGCAATTTCTTTGGCTTCCAGTAGAAGTGGAGAACAGCAGAATTTTGATGGATCTGAAGTGGAGATTTTTACTTGGAATGATGCCCTGAGGAATAGCACGATGGAGTTTCAACATCGCTCTTACAATCTTTTGACTTGCAACTGCCACTCTTTTGTAGCAAACAATCTCAATCGCCTGGGTTTTGGTGGCGGCAGGTGGAATGTGGTTAGTCTTGCAGTACTAATACTCTTTAAAGGTCGATGGGTGGACACAGGTGCAGCCGTAAAATCTTTGCTACCCTTTCTGATAGTCTTTCCTTTGGGTCTTGCACTTGGAGGCTGGACTTTCCTGGAATGTTGGGGTATGATTGTGATCCTCTTGGTTGGTTGGTTTCTGTTTGGTTCTTATTGTTTCAAGGGTTTAATCCAATTGTGA